GCCCCTGCGTGGCGACGATGATTCATGCGCCACGCCAGCCGGTCGCCGATGGCGGCCGGCAGCGGCCAGGGCGGGTCATAGCGCAGGAGAGGGATCACCTGGCGTTTCCAATATCGAGTTTGCTCTTCCCCCTCCCATTTCTGACACAACCCCGTTCGCAGCGCCGTCGCCACCAGCTCGTCGTCACGGGTCTGTAGCTCGCCGAGCCGCTTGCCGCGCAGGTCCTCCAGATATCCCAGGTGTCGGTAGAGGTGGGTGGCGATGCCGCTGAGGTAGGTGATCCGACGTTGCGCGTCGGTGACCACGATGCCATCCCACTCGCCGAACGGCTCCAGTTGCTTCGCGTCCCGCAGATCGCCGCGAATGGCCATCTGCTGGAACCAGAACAGCGCCCGTTGGAAGACCCGCGAGCGGCGGCGGTGGCGCTCACGCTCGATCAGGTTCGTCTCGATCACCAGCGCGGCGATGGCCCGGCCCTGGCGGTTGCAAATGGGATGTACCTCCTGGATGACGGGAGCGCCCCCCTCTGCGACCCGCTGTTGCCGTCCGGACACCCCGTCATTCAAGGCTCGCAGGACCAGGGGCTCCCTCTCCGGCTTGACGCTCTCCCCCACCAGGGATGTGGGGTATAGGGATGAGATGGAGTGCGGCTGAGCCTGGGCGACGACCACCGCGGAGCGGGGGCTCTGGCGGCAGTAGAGCAGCACGTCCGCCCGGCTCACGTCCGCCGTGATGGCCAGGCCATCCTCCACCCGCTGAAGGTGTTGGTAATCGCTTTCGTCCAACCCTGGACAGCTCTTGATGATGGGATGCATGTTCGTCTACATCCCCGAACCCGCAGATTGCTGCACGGAGTCTTCGTCCCTTCATCATCAGCCGCAATATACAGCAAAAGCCGACGGCTTGCAAGCCATCGGCCCGGAACGGCTCAGGGCGGTGTTGTGACCACCCGGTAGCTTCATGCCCGCCCCCTTTTGCCATCCCCGGGGTAGGGCAAACGACTTTCTTGGTCGGGGCGGGCGGATTTGAACCGCCGACCACTTGAACCCCATTCAAGTGCGCTCCCTGGCTGCGCTACGCCCCGATAGCGTCCCGCATTATATCAGAAGGCCCTGGAAAAGGCAAATAGATTTTGCGATCGGCCGGGGCTTTTTCAAGAGCAGCGAGGGGGTGGTAGCGCCACACCTGGCCGGGGCCGTGGCGGATATGCTTCCGCAAGTGTCCTGCTGGGAGCTCCGCGGGGGCGGATCGGTGGCGAGCATGGGCCGTGGCCACCTTCTCCGCCTCTTCCGCTTCCGCGCGGTGCCGCCGGGGGGCCGATTCGCCTCAGAGTGTGTCTGAACAATGCCGTTGCTTCTGCTGTGGGGAGCCCTTCCGGAAAAAGCCCTTCTTTTGCCTTCGACCTGCCTGATCTCGGCCTGAGTCCTTCGGGAGGGGCCGAGAAAGGCAGGTACAGGCCGGAAAAGTGGGATTTTGGAGGGGAGGTCCCCTCCACACTCCTCCTGTGGAGCTGGTCATTGAGGGAGACCCCTCAGACATCTTGCCGGTAAATTTTCAGACACGCTCTAAAATTCAGGTTGAAAGGATCGAATTTTTAGCAAAGGTCAAGCGTTTCATAAAGTGCCAACGGCGGCTGAAGCGAGGAAGGGGATGCGGGCGTAGGTCCAAAGTACCGCGTAACTTTATGCCCGCTCGGACATCTTATCATTTGTAGAGCGGGTATGTGAACCGATCTCATCCGTGCCGTTCCCTTCTCGCCAGCCCATATATTCCCTCCGAGGCAACCCGATACGCCGCTTAGACGTCTATTTTCTGAAACCACCTCGACATAACTCGGCGGGAAGGGGCGAGGATTCACGCATTCATGCCGTTGGAGAAGGATCAAGGCGGGCTCGCGAGGGTGAGGCCGCTCCTGCCGGCTTATCGGTCTCACCGTCGCGCCGGCCGTAAGTTGCTTGACAAAGGCCATCGCATCGGGTAGACTGCTAGCGGGTGACGACCTGGACGTCGTGTGATGGCCGATGATCTTCCGCTGCGGCCAGGAAGAGTGGTGTTGGAGTAGGTGTTTGGCGCGAGCGGATAAAAGTCTGTGGATGAGGTATGTGGAAGATGGAAGAGGAAATGCAGGTGCCTGATGCCCTGACGGAATTGATCAATCAGGCATCTGCCCAAGGATACATCACATATGACGACATCTTACAAGTCCTCCCGGATGCCGAGCAGAGCATGGAGATCCTGGAGGAGTTGTTTGCGCGCCTTCAGGAACGGGGCATTCCTCTGTTAGAGGAGAGCGAAGCGGAGCAGACCATGGCCGCCGATCTGGAGGGCGAGAAGATCGATGAGGAGGCGGCTCTGGCAGACCTGTCGACGAGTGATACAACGGATCTCTATTTCCGGGAGATGGGGCGGGCGCGCCTGTTGACGGCCGAGGAGGAGACCACGCTGGCGCGCCAGGTGGTCGCCGCGCGCCAGGCTCGACGTCGCCTCCGCCAGGAGCCCGACCTGGATCCGGCGGAGCGCGCGCGGCTGAAGCGCATCATCCGGCGGGGTAAGATCGCCCGCCGTCGCATGGTGGAGGCCAACACCCGCCTGGTGATCAGCATCGCCAAGCGCTACATCGGCCAGGGGGTCCCCTTCCTGGATCTGATCCAGGAGGGCAACATCGGCCTGATGCGCGCGGTGGATCGATTCGACCCGGAGCGCGGGTACAAGTTCAGCACCTATGCCACTTGGTGGATCCGCCAGGCGGTCAGCCGCGCCGTGGCCGACCAGTCGCGCACGATCCGACTGCCCGTCCACGTGGGCGAGAAGCTGCTGCGGCTGCGTCGAGCGTCCCAGATGCTGGAGCAGGAGTTGGGACGCGCCCCCAGCCCGGAGGAGGTCGCCGAGGTTACCGAGCTGCCGCCCGACCGGGTGCGCGGCTATCTCCAGGTCGCCACGCAGCCGCTCTCCCTGGAGCAGCCCGTGGGCGAGGAGGAGGATAGCACCCTCGGCCAGTTCATCGAGGATGAGGACTCGCCCGCTCCGCCCGAGGCGGTCGAGCAGGGTCTGCTGCGAGAGCGCATCAACGAGCTGTTGGATACCCTGAGCCCGCGCGAGGCGCGCATCCTGCGCATGCGATACGGGCTGTACGACGGGCACAGCTACACGCTGAAGGAGATCGGGGATAAGTTCGGCCTAACGCGAGAGCGCATCCGGCAGATCGAGGCCGAGGCGCTCAGCCATTTGCGGCATCCGAGCCGCAGCCGGTTGTTACGGGACTTTGTGGATTGACGACCCTAAGCGTAGACGCGGGGAAGGGCGGGAACGCCATGATAGACGAGGACGACGCCACCGTCGAAGAGCTGCCAGGCTGGCTCCTGGAGGCCGGGCGCGAGCGGGGGTTCGTCACCGTTGACGAGGTGTTGGATGCCATCCCAGAGGCCGGCGATGAGCCGGAGGACTGGGAGGGCACTCTGACCGCGCTACGCGAGGCCGGGATCTCCCTTCGGGAGGAGAGCGAGGAGGTCGAGGAGCCGGAGGAGGAGCTCCCCGAGTCGACGGCGCCCCTGAACGATCTGGTGCGCTACTACATGCAGCAGATCAGTCGCACGCCTTTGCTCACGGCCGAGGAGGAGCGTGATCTGGCCTGGAAGGTCGTGCGGGGCCAGGAGGCTGCCAAGCGGCTTGAGGAGGAGCCCGATCTGGACGAGGAAACGCGCGCGGAATTGCAGAAGCTGGTGGAGGAGGGGGAGAAGGCCAGGGAGCATTTGATCAAGGCGAACACTCGCCTGGTGGTCAGCCTGGCCAAACGGTATGTCAACATGGGGTTGCCGTTCCTGGATCTGATCCAGGAGGGCAACATCGGCCTGATCAAGGCCACGGAGCGGTTCAACCCCTCCCTGGGCAACCGCTTCAGCACCTATGCCTCTTGGTGGATCCGCCAGAGCATCCTGCGCGCACTGAGCAACCGCGGGCATGCCATCCGGCTTCCGGTGCACAAGCGCGATGCGATCCGACGCATGAAGCGCACCAAACAGGAGATGTACAAGACGTTGGGGCGTGAGCCCACCGATGAGGAGCTGGCCGAGGAGCTGGGGATCACCCCGCGAGATCTCGCCGAGCTCCAGCGGCTGGCGATCCGGACGATCTCATTGGACCAGCCGGTGGGCGAGGACGAGGAGACCACCCTGGGCGAGCTGATCGTCGACGGAGAGGCTCCCACGCCCTTCGATGTGGCGTCCCTGAGCCAACTCCGGGAGGACGTGCGGACCGCCCTGGAGTCCCTAAACGAGCGCGAGCGGGAAGTGCTCTACCTGCGCTACGGGCTGGACGGCGGCGAGATGCGGACCCTTCAGGAGGTCGCGGAGGCCCTGGGCGTGACCCGAGAGCGCGTGCGTCAGATCGAGTCCCGGGCGCTTCGGAAGATGCGCTCGCCGCGGGCCAGGCGATCGCTGGCGGGGTATGCTGGCGGCCAGCTCGGCGTGCGTGTGCCGGAGCAGCCGCGTCCGAGGTCGCACGTGACCATTCCCACGACGCTCTCGGAGAAGGAGAACGGCGAGGATCTCACCACGGAGCCCCCGCCGGACCTGAAGGGCCTGATCCAGGGGATCAAGGCTCGCGTTCGGCGCCGGCGGCCGCGCTCGCGCCGGGGGGCCTCCACGTAATCTCGCCGGCTCGGATGCTCTCGCGTGCGCCGAGACCCTGAGCTGAGGTATTCCATATAAGAAA
This is a stretch of genomic DNA from Chloroflexota bacterium. It encodes these proteins:
- a CDS encoding sigma-70 family RNA polymerase sigma factor — translated: MWKMEEEMQVPDALTELINQASAQGYITYDDILQVLPDAEQSMEILEELFARLQERGIPLLEESEAEQTMAADLEGEKIDEEAALADLSTSDTTDLYFREMGRARLLTAEEETTLARQVVAARQARRRLRQEPDLDPAERARLKRIIRRGKIARRRMVEANTRLVISIAKRYIGQGVPFLDLIQEGNIGLMRAVDRFDPERGYKFSTYATWWIRQAVSRAVADQSRTIRLPVHVGEKLLRLRRASQMLEQELGRAPSPEEVAEVTELPPDRVRGYLQVATQPLSLEQPVGEEEDSTLGQFIEDEDSPAPPEAVEQGLLRERINELLDTLSPREARILRMRYGLYDGHSYTLKEIGDKFGLTRERIRQIEAEALSHLRHPSRSRLLRDFVD
- a CDS encoding sigma-70 family RNA polymerase sigma factor, with the protein product MTTLSVDAGKGGNAMIDEDDATVEELPGWLLEAGRERGFVTVDEVLDAIPEAGDEPEDWEGTLTALREAGISLREESEEVEEPEEELPESTAPLNDLVRYYMQQISRTPLLTAEEERDLAWKVVRGQEAAKRLEEEPDLDEETRAELQKLVEEGEKAREHLIKANTRLVVSLAKRYVNMGLPFLDLIQEGNIGLIKATERFNPSLGNRFSTYASWWIRQSILRALSNRGHAIRLPVHKRDAIRRMKRTKQEMYKTLGREPTDEELAEELGITPRDLAELQRLAIRTISLDQPVGEDEETTLGELIVDGEAPTPFDVASLSQLREDVRTALESLNEREREVLYLRYGLDGGEMRTLQEVAEALGVTRERVRQIESRALRKMRSPRARRSLAGYAGGQLGVRVPEQPRPRSHVTIPTTLSEKENGEDLTTEPPPDLKGLIQGIKARVRRRRPRSRRGAST